In the Trichoderma atroviride chromosome 4, complete sequence genome, TGTTTCGTTCTAGGCTTGTCTCTCCATCGCGACGGACTGCTGTGTATGCCTCTCGGTGGTGTGAAAGAAATGGCATCTGGGATAGATGGCGGCAGCTCGGGCTCTGGGTATAAAAGGGGCCGGCCCGTATTTGGTGATCGTCGCAGTCTTCTGCCCAAGAACGAATCCGCTTCATCGTCTCCTTCAGGCGCGGGTGGTGGTAGCGGCCGAGGCCTCGGTTTGAAAGGCGATCTTATAGGTATATTAGGCATAACGTCGCTGGAGTGTTGTGAAGACGGCAGCGATCCAGAGCTCAACGTGACTCCATTTGTGCCTTGCGCTGTACCATTCGCTGCCGGCGTAGGAGCCTTGGCTGATTCGTGCACAGCTTCTCCTGCCTCTTTGTCGCTCGAAGACGCAGTCCGCTGTGATCCTGTCGCTGCAGGTCGTGCCTTGGCCAAGCCCTGCGGCGGATGACGAATCTCATTAGCTCTCGTGGTTGCATCGTCCAGAGGGCGGGCTGTCCGAGCTCTTGCGGGCTTTGACGGTGTCGACGTCgcgtcgctgctgctgctgctgttgacaGAAGAATTGCGTGGTGAGACCCGACGTCTCTTTGACGCAGGCTCATCCATTGTGGCAGAGCAATGGAGCGGTGAAGGCCAGTCTCATTAAACAAGGCAAGGCGATCTGTAAAActaaagaaacaaaaatgcgggaagaaggaaaattaTCGCCGGGTACGAACAGCTTGGCGATGCGGGATGGTGTTTTTGGCCGAATGGAGCGCGTCACagccagctgcagcccaaACAATGCGGGCTTGGACCGAAGCGGTAGGCGGTCGCTGCCGGGGGGTGTCTGAGAACTACCGCTAAGCTTTCAGCGGTCTTAGCACCATCAGTGTAGTGAATGAGTGTTTACACAGCGACTAGAGATGCGTTTCTTACGATTCTTGTTCTCCCACTTGGCATGATGCAGTGaatcttaattttaaaacAATAGTTTATACTCCTTTTTTAAAATCAATGTACTCCAAGGCCCCATGTTTATACCTTATTCCTTTCAAAGACGCTTCACTGAGGCTCAAGAGCTGAGACTCTTTTGATGCCATCCATCACGTGCAGCTCTCCCTCACCAAAAAATCCTTGTCCGGCTTCCCGCCCCGATGACGTCCGAGTTGCCCCACAAAAGCTTTGCGACGCCGAACTGCGAATTCCGGGTCTTTGcgtgtctctcttctccggCTTTTTGTCTTATATATATCTGCCCCTATTGCGCTGCGTCGCAGCTCGCTCCTCAGCATCTTATCAACTAATCAACATGTCGTCAAGAACGCTAATATCACGGATGAGCCTCATACGGCCGAGCGCGGCCTTGTCGCATGGGCAATGCTGTCGACGATGCTTTGCCAGCGTCACGGGAGCCGAGGCAGCTGAGCAATGGCCTCAGAAAACACCGCTGGGAGCATACTACGAAATCATCTTCAAGAATCCTACTGCATATTCGCCTATCGCAACACCGAAGAGGGCTCCGTCCCAGGATCCAACAACTCTGAGTCACAAGCCTCAAAGCGATGCGCCCAAGACTTTGTCTGGTCAATCAAGCCCAACAGTCACATTACCGTCTCACAAAGAGCCTCTACCGACAACCGCAGAAGACAGAGCGCGCGTCGTCTTCGGCTCCCGCCTCCTCGGCCCCGCCGAAGAAGCAGGTCGTCttgccgccaagaaggcAAAGTCTACATATGTCGCCGGCATCCTGATACCTCCCCGTCCAGAAGAGCCAGACAACTGCTGCATGAGCGGGTGCGTCAACTGCGTGTGGGACCGTTATCGAGAAGATTTAGAGGAATGGTCGACGAAAAAGGCAGAAGCAAAGGTGCGATTAAAAGCCGGAGGCACCACCATGGATGCCGACGGCGGCGCATCCGAAGCGGCCTGGGCGAGCAAGA is a window encoding:
- a CDS encoding uncharacterized protein (EggNog:ENOG41~antiSMASH:Cluster_4.4); translated protein: MSSRTLISRMSLIRPSAALSHGQCCRRCFASVTGAEAAEQWPQKTPLGAYYEIIFKNPTAYSPIATPKRAPSQDPTTLSHKPQSDAPKTLSGQSSPTVTLPSHKEPLPTTAEDRARVVFGSRLLGPAEEAGRLAAKKAKSTYVAGILIPPRPEEPDNCCMSGCVNCVWDRYREDLEEWSTKKAEAKVRLKAGGTTMDADGGASEAAWASKISKDMWDEEAFQNVPVGIREFMKQEKRLKERHQREGTLGGLENQQKEDEQG